One Mercurialis annua linkage group LG3, ddMerAnnu1.2, whole genome shotgun sequence DNA window includes the following coding sequences:
- the LOC126675150 gene encoding 40S ribosomal protein S9-2-like, with protein MVHVNFYRNYGKTFKKPRRPYEKERLDAELKLVGEYGLRCKRELWRVQYALSRIRKAARMLLTLDEKNPRRIFEGEALLRRMNRYGLLDESQNKLDYVLALTVENFLERRLQTLVFKSGMAKSIHHARVLIRQKHIRVGRQVVNIASFMVRVDSQKHIDFSLTSPFGGGRPGRVKRKNQKAANKKSSGGDGDEEDEE; from the exons ATGGTGCACGTCAATTTCTATCGAAATT ATGGAAAAACTTTTAAGAAGCCACGTCGTCCATATGAGAAGGAGCGTTTAGATGCAGAGTTGAAACTTGTTGGAGAGTACGGGCTTCGATGTAAGAGGGAGTTGTGGAGGGTTCAGTATGCTCTCAGTCGTATCCGTAAGGCGGCAAGAATGCTTCTCACTCTTGATGAGAAAAatccccgacgtatttttgaaGGCGAAGCCCTTCTTCGTAGAATGAACAGATATGGTCTTTTGGATGAGAGTCAGAACAAGCTTGATTATGTCCTTGCTCTGACGGTAGAGAACTTTCTTGAGCGCCGGCTTCAAACCCTCGTGTTTAAGTCTGGAATGGCTAAATCTATTCACCATGCTCGTGTGCTCATAAGGCAAAAGCATATCAG GGTTGGGAGGCAAGTTGTGAACATAGCATCTTTCATGGTGAGGGTTGACTCTCAAAAACACATTGATTTCTCCCTCACAAGTCCATTCGGAGGTGGCCGCCCCGGAAGAGTGAAGCGAAAGAACCAAAAGGCCGCAAACAAAAAGAGTAGTGGTGGAGATGGAGATGAAGAGGACGAGGAGTAA